In one window of Clavelina lepadiformis chromosome 4, kaClaLepa1.1, whole genome shotgun sequence DNA:
- the LOC143452680 gene encoding angiopoietin-related protein 6-like, translated as MAGRFSKGASMEVLTFEEIGIIIDLGLGKWMESFGLVLFFESRTYGNDESSLTGLEKIHRLTQSGECRLKIELWNFDDVYKYADYDQFSVDDEDNLFRLHIGSYSGTAGDSLTYHNNRPFSSRDRDNDSYSRNCVDYRGGGGGWWFGACRHSSLNALWGQSRVQNEMIYWTYWSNSMHIRSTKMKFRCDGN; from the exons ATGGCTGGACG GTTTTCCAAAGGCGCATCGATGGAAGTGTTGACTTTCGAAGAGATTGGAATAATTATCGATCTGGGTTTGGGCAAATGGATGGAGAGTTTTGGACTG GTCTTATTTTTTGAATCGAGAACTTATGGCAATGATGAATCATCACTAACAGGGCTTGAAAAGATTCATCGACTTACTCAGAGTGGAGAATGTAGATTGAAAATCGAACTTTGGAATTTTGATGACGTTTACAAATATGCAGACTATGA TCAGTTTTCAGTTGATGATGAAGACAATCTCTTTCGTCTTCACATCGGTTCATACAGTGGTACAGCTGGTGACTCTTTGACTTATCACAACAATCGACCATTTTCATCACGAGATAGAGATAACGATTCCTA TTCAAGAAACTGCGTGGATTATCGAGGTGGTGGCGGCGGTTGGTGGTTTGGTGCATGTCGTCATTCTAGTTTAAATGCTCTCTGGGGTCAATCAAGAGTCCAAAACGAAATGATTTATTGGACCTACTGGAGCAATTCGATGCATATAAGGTCAACCAAAATGAAATTTCGATGCGATGGAAATTAA